One Actinoplanes missouriensis 431 DNA segment encodes these proteins:
- a CDS encoding sensor histidine kinase — MGWPPGAVAGALLFQVLGVRNVEVHTDLLALVYALSLIGPLALLWRRRAPLAVFAVAVSASIGIATVAAPHWTYAVAPLVALFCLSGAGRHRTAFVAAGVAFAAYLAVMFALLEPLGLPGDPPRLRQALLLAGGLAGAVVTGAAARGYAEQAAAMERFRAEQERAEEEQARARAEQERRQASEERLRIASELHDVLGHHLSLINVQAGVGLHLMDSRPEQAREALAAIKTASSEALREVRSVLDALRTEGEAAPRQPALGLNRLGELTADAGIPVRTEVMGEPRELPAEVDRAAYRIVQEALTNVRRHAGPKPDATVSIGYLPSYLHLSIRNDGPVVRASEGEAVAGSGQGSGIAGMRARAESLGGRLEAGPPAGGGFLVSVMLPAPHMSPEPGGPLPPDEPFPPDEPFPGDEPFPEDESFATGSGRDAAGEAR, encoded by the coding sequence GTGGGCTGGCCGCCCGGCGCTGTGGCCGGGGCGCTGCTCTTCCAGGTGCTCGGTGTCCGCAACGTCGAGGTGCACACCGATCTCCTCGCGCTGGTCTACGCGCTGTCGCTGATCGGGCCACTCGCTCTCCTCTGGCGCCGGCGCGCGCCGCTCGCGGTCTTCGCGGTGGCGGTCTCCGCGTCGATCGGGATCGCGACGGTCGCCGCGCCGCACTGGACTTATGCGGTTGCCCCGCTCGTCGCGTTGTTCTGCCTCTCCGGGGCGGGCCGTCACCGGACCGCTTTCGTGGCGGCCGGCGTCGCCTTCGCGGCCTATCTGGCGGTCATGTTCGCGCTTCTGGAGCCGCTCGGTCTCCCGGGCGACCCGCCCCGCCTGCGGCAGGCGTTGCTGCTGGCGGGCGGGCTCGCCGGTGCGGTCGTGACCGGTGCGGCGGCCCGGGGCTATGCCGAGCAGGCCGCTGCCATGGAGAGGTTCCGGGCCGAGCAGGAGCGGGCCGAGGAGGAGCAGGCCCGGGCCCGTGCCGAGCAGGAGCGCCGGCAGGCCTCCGAGGAGCGGCTGCGGATCGCCAGCGAGCTGCACGACGTGCTCGGTCATCACCTGTCGCTGATCAACGTGCAGGCCGGTGTCGGGCTGCACCTGATGGACAGCCGGCCGGAGCAGGCCCGGGAGGCGCTGGCGGCGATCAAGACGGCGAGCTCGGAGGCGCTACGGGAGGTGCGGTCGGTGCTCGACGCGTTGCGCACCGAGGGCGAGGCGGCGCCCCGGCAGCCCGCGCTCGGCCTGAACCGGCTCGGCGAGCTCACCGCGGACGCCGGGATCCCGGTGCGGACCGAGGTCATGGGCGAGCCGCGCGAGCTTCCCGCCGAGGTGGATCGGGCCGCCTACCGGATCGTTCAGGAGGCGCTGACGAATGTGCGGCGCCACGCAGGGCCGAAACCGGATGCAACGGTCTCCATCGGTTACCTGCCGTCGTACCTTCATTTGTCGATCAGAAACGATGGGCCCGTGGTGCGCGCATCGGAGGGAGAGGCCGTGGCCGGCAGCGGGCAGGGGAGTGGCATCGCCGGGATGCGAGCGCGTGCGGAGAGTCTCGGCGGTCGGCTGGAGGCGGGTCCTCCGGCGGGCGGCGGCTTCCTGGTGTCGGTGATGCTGCCGGCGCCGCACATGTCTCCCGAGCCGGGCGGCCCCCTCCCGCCGGATGAGCCTTTCCCGCCGGACGAGCCTTTTCCCGGGGACGAGCCCTTCCCGGAGGACGAGTCTTTCGCCACGGGGTCCGGTCGGGATGCGGCGGGTGAGGCGCGGTGA